From Cloacibacillus sp. An23, the proteins below share one genomic window:
- a CDS encoding IspD/TarI family cytidylyltransferase — MNVAVIIAGGSGHRMGQDIPKQFINVYDKPVLIYTLEGFQRHPLIDVIEVVCLDGWHGVLSAYAKQFNITKLQWIVTGGITGQESIRNGVFNLEDKCAPDDIVIIHDGIRPLVDDAVLTDVIMKCRQYGNAVTSMPYNEQIFIIDDEVSTIKYIPRETLRRVSTPQAYKFGLLDAKYHEAFEKQIGIHGSSYTNTMMADLGERLYFASGSDKNIKLTTKDDLELFKAYLKSDKDNWLK; from the coding sequence ATGAATGTAGCTGTAATTATAGCGGGTGGATCCGGGCACCGTATGGGACAAGATATTCCCAAACAATTTATCAATGTTTATGATAAGCCAGTATTGATATATACGCTGGAGGGATTTCAGCGTCATCCGTTAATTGACGTAATTGAAGTCGTTTGTCTTGACGGTTGGCACGGCGTATTATCAGCATATGCTAAACAATTTAATATTACAAAGCTTCAATGGATAGTCACTGGGGGAATAACAGGACAAGAGTCTATACGTAATGGGGTGTTTAATCTTGAGGACAAATGTGCCCCTGATGACATCGTTATCATCCATGACGGCATTCGCCCTCTTGTCGATGATGCAGTTTTAACCGATGTGATTATGAAATGTCGTCAGTATGGAAACGCTGTTACTTCAATGCCATACAATGAGCAGATTTTTATAATTGACGATGAAGTATCCACAATTAAGTATATTCCGCGAGAAACACTTCGCCGCGTCTCAACCCCGCAGGCCTATAAATTTGGATTGCTTGACGCGAAATATCATGAAGCGTTTGAAAAACAGATTGGAATACACGGCTCATCATACACAAATACGATGATGGCCGATCTGGGCGAAAGGCTGTATTTCGCTTCCGGGTCTGATAAAAATATTAAACTTACAACAAAAGATGATTTAGAACTGTTCAAAGCATATCTGAAATCGGACAAAGATAATTGGTTGAAGTAA
- a CDS encoding NAD-dependent epimerase/dehydratase family protein, whose protein sequence is MSNELFEDDIRYVAELDLPWNELTDKAVLITGASGLIGSFLVNVLMYKNRFDKLDCNIYAIGRNKERADKTFCEYQEDERFQFIAHDINVPMGAIDIKDADYVLHLASNTHPIAYAEDPIGTITANVIGTNNMLEFAVNHNARRLVFASSNEIYGENRGDAEFFDERYCGYIDCNTLRAGYPESKRCGEALCQAYIKQKGLDAVVARFTRTYGPTMLSSDTKAIAQFIKKAAAQENIVLKSDGKQFYSYTYVADAVSGLLTVMLRGKCGEAYNIADKRGDIRLKDLAEMIAGIAGTNVVFELPDDKEKAGYSTATKARLNGDKLKALGWNMRYDVSSGMWKTLRFLMMK, encoded by the coding sequence ATGAGCAACGAACTGTTTGAAGATGATATCAGATATGTGGCGGAGCTGGATTTACCATGGAATGAATTAACAGACAAAGCAGTCTTGATTACTGGCGCAAGCGGTTTGATAGGCAGTTTTCTTGTCAATGTGCTTATGTACAAAAATAGATTTGATAAATTAGATTGTAATATTTATGCAATCGGCAGAAATAAAGAAAGAGCTGATAAAACATTTTGTGAATATCAAGAGGACGAACGCTTCCAATTTATAGCCCACGATATCAATGTCCCTATGGGTGCTATAGATATAAAAGACGCTGATTACGTACTGCATTTAGCGAGTAATACGCACCCCATAGCTTATGCAGAAGATCCAATAGGTACAATAACCGCTAACGTCATCGGCACGAATAATATGCTGGAATTTGCGGTGAATCATAACGCACGACGTTTGGTTTTTGCCTCTTCCAATGAAATCTACGGAGAAAATCGCGGAGACGCTGAATTCTTTGACGAGCGTTATTGCGGATATATAGACTGCAATACATTACGGGCCGGCTATCCCGAAAGTAAACGGTGTGGTGAGGCCTTATGTCAAGCATATATTAAACAAAAGGGACTTGACGCTGTAGTCGCAAGATTTACGCGTACATACGGCCCGACCATGCTAAGTTCTGATACAAAGGCAATAGCGCAATTCATAAAGAAAGCTGCTGCGCAAGAAAACATTGTATTAAAAAGCGATGGAAAACAGTTCTATTCCTATACATACGTAGCTGACGCGGTATCAGGACTTCTTACCGTTATGCTGCGTGGGAAATGCGGTGAGGCATATAATATAGCCGATAAGAGAGGAGACATCAGGTTAAAAGACTTGGCGGAGATGATAGCTGGCATTGCCGGTACGAATGTCGTCTTTGAACTGCCTGATGACAAAGAAAAGGCTGGCTATAGCACAGCGACGAAGGCTAGGTTGAACGGAGATAAGCTTAAAGCCCTTGGCTGGAATATGAGATATGACGTCTCTTCTGGCATGTGGAAGACTTTACGCTTTCTTATGATGAAATGA